In Campylobacter showae CSUNSWCD, the sequence TAAGGGCTATCCGTCAGCGGCGAGATGGGCGCGCTAGTATCGAGCCTAGCGTAGGGATAGTTGTACTCCTGCGGCCACTTTGAAAGCCCAAAGGCATGGAAAAATACCTTGTAAATGTAGCTTATCGCGCCGCCCGTGCGCTGGGTTACGTCCGAGCAGAAGTAGCTCACGCGCCCGTCGCTGTAGTATCGTGCGCCGATCTTTTACGTGCGGGCGGGATCGAGCCCCGACATCTTTCGAGCGCCGCAAAATACGCTACTAACGTCCATGCCGACGTTTGTGTAGGAGTATCTGCCGGTATCAAGCGCGCGAAAGCTCGCCGCGTCCGTACCGACCTCTAGCTCGTAGGGAGCGAGATTCAAAGAGTGTAGGTAAATTTTGCCGCCGATATTGTAGTAACCCCCCGATCTTTTGCGCGTCCGCCGGTAGCTCGCGCGAGCTGTCATACACCGATAGCTCATAGATAAAAACGAGTGAGACGAAGAGCGGCACGAAAAGTACCGCAAAGAGCAGCCTTAGCGCCTTTTTATAAAATTTGCTTAAACTATCTGCCTTTTTCATAAGGCAATTATATATCTTGCTAGTTTAAAACGTTAGAAATTTAAAAGCGTTTGCGGGGAAATTTTAAAATTTAGAGTGTGTTTTTACGAGGCGATACGAACGCAAAATTTAAATATTTCGAAGCCAAATTTACGCCAAAATGCGGAGCGAATTTAACCAAAAATCACACATATCCGCACGGAAAATTTAAGCAAGACGAGCAAAAAACTCGCCCAAATTTGACGCCCAAAAGCGGCGGGTAAATTTAAAGCTCATCAAATTTGACGACGAAGCTCAAATTTACCCGCAACCGCGCGAAACGACTCAAGTTCCGCGTAAATTTAACTTAGTACCCGTCAAAATGCTTGGTCTTCGGTAGCACCAAATTTAGCGTGATGCCGATGAGCGCGCCAAGTCCCACGCCGCTAAAGCTCATAGCGCCAAAATCCAGCACCATGCCGCCGATCGCGCAGACGAAGATGAGCGCGACGATGATCATATTGCGCGGCTCGGCCAGATCCACGCCGTTTTTTATGAGAGTCTCCATGCCCACGCTTGCGATGATACCAAAAAGCAGCAGCATGATGCCTCCGATGACGGGAGCGGGGATCGTGGAGAGCACGGCGCCGAGCTTACCCACGAAGGCTAGCAGTATCGCAGCAAGCGCGGCAAAGGTCATGATGGCGGGATTGTAGGCTTTCGTGATGCTGACCGCGCCCGTGACCTCGGAGTAGGTGGTGTTCGGCGGTCCGCCAAAGCAGCCTGCTAACGACGTCGCAAGCCCATCGCCTAGAAGCGTGCTTTTAAGCCCAGGGTTTTTGAGGAAATTTTCCTTCGTGACGTTGCTGATGGCAAGCATATCGCCGATGTGCTCGATCGCGGGCGCGATAGCGATAGGCACCATGTAGATCACCGCTTCGAGCTTAAAAACCGGCGCGGTGAAATTTGGCAGCGCAAACCACGGCGCATTTAGAATCGGCGTAAAATCCACGATCCCGACAAATAGCGACGCGCAGTATCCCGCTGCAATGCCGCAAAGTATCGGCACTAGGCGCAGCATACCGCGACCAAACATCATCACGACGATAACCGCCGAAAGCGAGATGAGCGCGATGGTAAGCGACTGCCCTTGCGTGTAAAGCGCCTCCTTGCCCTTGCCCATGACCATATTTACGGCCGCGGGCGAGAGGATGAGGCCGATCGTCATGATGACGGGGCCCACGACCACGGGCGGTAAAATTTTATGCAAAAATCCCTCGCCTTTGAGCCTAATGAGCAGGCTCAAAACCACGTAAAAAAGCCCCGCCGCGATCACCCCGCTCATCGTCGCAGCGATGCCCCACTCCTTCACGCCAAAGCTTAGCGGCGCGATGAACGCAAAGCTAGACGCGAGAAAGATCGGCGGGACGTTTTTGCGCGTGATGAGCTGAAACAGCAGCGTGCCGATACCCGCCGTAAACAGCGCCACGGACGTATCAAGCCCCGTCAAAATCGGCACGAGCACGAGCGCGCCAAACGCGACGAATAAAAACTGCACGCCGACCAGAGCGTCTTTTAGTCTAAGATTATAGCCTTCGTATTTTTCCATTTTTCCTCTTTTTATTTTACGGCTTATTTTTTCACTCTTGAAATTTCTAGCATTTGTTTTGTTTTACAGCCAAATTTAAACTCGGCGCGATTTAAAAATTCGTGAAATTATAACATATCGGCGACGATTACGGCGACGAAAATGCACCGTTTTAAGCAAATTTTTCGAGCGAATTTTAAATTTACTCGCCCAGACCTGTATCTTTAAGGTGCTAAATTTGGTTTAGTTAAATTTGGTGTTTCAAGTCGAGCTTCCTTGCGTAAAAAACAACCGTTTGAGGTTGTTTTTTACTTTATTGTAAAGGGGGTGGGGGCTTGAATGGCGCTCTGCCCTGCAGCTCTCAAAGAGAGTGCAAGCACAAGGCGAGGCAAAGCCGAAGCAAAAGAGCTCCCCACCCCCTTTAATCCACCTCCCCCTACAACGCTTTTCTTCGTAGGGGCAACTTGTTGCCATTTCGTAACGAGCGAAGCGGTCTCAAGCAAAGCGACGGTAGCCAACGCAGTGAAGCTAAAGTTAAGGGTGGCGACACTGCTTTGCTCGCGCAAAGCGTCGCAAATTTTGTAAATTTTGATAGAGTTAAATTTATAAATTTGTAAATTTGACTTCAAATTTAAGCGTAAAACGATAAGGCGAAGTATTTTGAGATGATTTTTGGGGTTTTGACGTTAAAATTTGACGAAGATAAGGCATGTAGCTTACCCAGTCAAATTTTAACAAAATCCACAAAAAGCACTCAAAAGACAAGCCGCTATTTCAGCGACTTTTCCGCCCACGCTCTCACTTCCGCATCCACCTCAAAGATCCTACTCTCGCTCTCAATCTTCTCGTCTCCAAACCTCTTTGCTGCGGCTAAAACCGTTCGCGAGATGTCCAAAAACCCGCATTCGCCGCGCAAAAATTTATATACGGCGACTTCGTTTGCGGCGTTGATAGCGACGCCAAGATCGGGGTTTTGCAAAGCTTGGTCTTTTAGCGAAAAGATAGGATATTTTTTCAAATTTATCTCGCCGAATTTTATGCTTTTTAGAGTTTTTAGATCCAAATTCGGCACGATTTGCACATCGGCGGCGTTCAAATTTAGCGCTCCGTCCTCGCCCAAAATCGCATGCGCGATAGCTAAAATCATATCGGTTTTGGATAGATGCGCCGTAGTCGAACCGTCGGCAAACTCCACCAGCGCGTGCACCGTGGACGTGCGCTCGATGAGCGCCTCGATATCCCGCACGCCGTAGAGCCAAAAGGCCTCCAGCACCTCAAAAAGTTTGTTCGCCATCGTCGCGCTGTCGATCGTGATCTTTGCGCCCATGCTCCAGTTGGGGTGCTTTAGCGCGTCTGCGGCGCGGGCGTCCTTTAGGGCTTTTAGCGGGGTTTTATAAAAGGCGCCGCCTGAGGCCGTGATGACGAGCCTAGCGACCGGGGTTTTATTCGCGAGCAAAAATTTAAGCCCGAAATGCTCGCTATCTATGGGATTTATCGCGCCCCTGTCTAAAAATTTGCCGCCCGCGACGAGGCTTTCTTTATTTGCAAGCGCTAGCTTTTTGCCTAGCTTTTGCGCGGTTAAGCTCGGAGCCAGCCCAGCAAAGCCCACCAGAGAGTTTACGACGCGCTCGCTCTCGCACTCTTTTAGCATATCGCAAATGCCCTGCGCGCCTGCAAAAACGCGTTTGTGTTTTACGAATTTAGCAAATTTGGGTTCGGCGATGCAGACGAATTTGGGCTTAAATTCGGCGATTTGCTCGTTTAAAAGCTCGTAGTTTGACGCACAGCTCATAGCCTCGACGCTAAGGCCGAATTTACGGGCCAAATTTAAAGTATTCGTCCCGATCGAGCCCGTCGAGCCCAGCACTACCACGATAGCGTCCAGAGCATCGCCGCGACGCCGAACAGATAGCCGTCGACGCGGTCAAGCATGCCGCCGTGGCCGGGCAGCAGCGTGCCGCTATCTTTGACGCCCGCGCGGCGCTTTAAGTAGCTCTCGAAAAGATCGCCCCAAACGCCGAAAACCGCAACCAAAAACGCCGTGATGAGGCTGTGCCAAAAGCTATCGGTCAGCACCCAGCCAAAGCCCGCACCAAAAACCGTAGCCACGACGATACCGCCCGCGACGCCCTCCCAGGTTTTATTAGGCGAAGTCTCGCTAAAGGCGTGCTTGCCGCAAAATTTGCCGACGAAAAACGCCCCGCTATCGCACGCCACGACCGTTAAAATCAGCCACGCCAAGTAGCCCACGCCGTACTGCGAGTAAAGCATCCAGATGAGAAAAATCGGCGTCATCGGATACAAAAACGGTAGCGCGGGCGTTAGGTTTTCGCTCTTAAAATGCGCGAGAAAACTAACCACGATCAAAACCGCTAAAATAGCGATAAATACGGGGTTTGAAAATGGAGTAAGCAGGTAAAAAATAATCGCTATGAGCGCAAGAGAGCCGCCCTGCAGGCCGTAGAGCTTTTGCGCTTCGCCAAAGGCCGTATAAAGCACGAAGCCCAAAATGGCGAAATTTAACAGATAACTATCGACGAAAAAGATGACCAAAACCGCCACAAATAGCGCGACGCCGGTGATTATACGCGTTTTCATGATTTTTCCTTTTTTGAGTAATAATTGTATAAAATTTTTGCTTAAAAGCGCCGAAATTTGAGGCAAATTTGCGTTTGCACACTCGCTTTAATCGGTAGTTAAATTTGATAATTTATTTTTGCCTGAAACGGACGGCAAATTTGACGATTTTTGCCAAATTTTACTCTCGTCCAAAAACGATCTGTCAAATTAAAAGCAAATAAAATTTGCTCGCACCCTTGCCTTAGGCGGCGCCGACTAATGCTCGGCGCGTTTGCATATTTGGCTGCTATGCACCGCCTTTTCCTCGTCGGATACCTCGGACGCCAAATTTACGCCCAAAACGAGCCCGCTTATTACGCTTTAAATTTTACGTTCACGATATTAAAACGATGAAAGCTCAAATTTGCGCAGAAAACGGATCAAATTTAAAGTCAAATTTGAGCGGGAAAACTTAAATTTTAAGATCAAGATGCTGAAATACGGGCGACGCTTGCGGGAAGTCGTTAGCCGCGACGTAATCCTCCGAGTTTTCATCGCCGTCAGAGTCGGAGTTTTCGCCGTTTTGCTCCGAGACGAGCTCGCCCTGCTCCTGCCTGCCCTTTTGTTTTTCGTGCTCGTTTTTGGGGTCGATTTTGTAGGTTTCCTCGGTCGGTCGCACCTCGGAGACCTCCTGTTTTTCGTCGCTTGCTAGCGATGCGGCGGCGAGATTTTGCAGGTCAAATCTACTTTGGACGTCGGCGACCTTGTTTGAGACCATATTTACGTTTTGATTGATAAAAATCGTGTTGCCAATGGGTGTTACAGCCATTTTCGCCTCCTATTTTAGTCGTGCTTTGTTACTAATATCGTCTTAAAATTAATATAATTTACATTTGCGCCGCTCGTAATTTTGACGTTGTTACGTTTGGTAAAATCAACCTCGTACGTCCCGCCGCCTTTGACGCTAAAATTTACGCAAATTTTCGCCGCAAATCTCAAAATTTCCTCGCTGGGAGCGCTTTTTGCGGTTTTAATGATGACGTGCGCGGACGGCATATCTTTTAGGTGCATCCAGATGTCATCTTTTTTGGAGTTTTTTAGCAGCCAAATGTTACCCTTTTCGTTGCGTCCGATGCTGATTTTATAGCCCTCGACATAAAAATCCTCGACGTTTTGATTTTGCTCTTTTTGCTTTGCGGCGCGGGATTTTTTAGGCGATAGGATCTCTAGCTCTTCTGCACTTTTAGCTTCGTTTACGAGTGTTTTTAAATTTGATAAAAACTCGAGCTTTTCGGTCAAATTTTGCCGCTCAATGACTAAGCCCGCCGCCTTTTGCTTTAGCCTTTTTGCCTTGGCAAACATCGTGTTTGCAGCGATTTTGGGGCTATCATCCAGCACTAGCCGCACCTCGCCTCGCTCGAAATCATTTAGCGTTACCTCGCGCTCGTAGCCCCTTAACGCATGCAAATTTGATAGAATGAGCCCCGCGTTTTTGCTTAAAATTTCGCTTTGCGCATTTAAATCCGCTTCATTTTCAAGCCCTGCTAAAATTTCTCTTAAATTTTGCATTTTTCGCTCTATCGCGGCCGATTTTACGGCGCGCAGATTTTCTAGCTTCGCGTTATTTACGCGCTTAAATTCCTCGCTAAAATACCGCGCAAAATCGGTTATCGGCGGCGTTTCTTGCTCTTTTATCGTAGCCGGCGGCAGCTCAAGTAGCTCGCGCCCCGGTTTTATCACGCGAAAATTATTATCTATGTGCCGCAAAGCCTCGACGATGACGCCCTTTTCGTCCGTGATGATCGCGTTGGTAAAGCGCCCCGTAAACTCCAAAAACAGGCTTGAGGCCAGACTCTTATACGAGCCTTGGAATTCGCACTCCAGCTTTAAAATTCTATTTCCCTCGGGCACGCTTAAATTTAAAATTTTAGCCCCCCAAAAACGCTTTTTAAGCGCGACGTCAAAGGGTGCTTTGTACTCTTTGACGTTTAGAAAATCGGGATTTGCATAGATCGCGGAGTCAGACTTGCTAAGGTCGAAAAACAACCCGAGCTCGCCGTCGAATTCGATAAATATCGCCATATCGCCCGCGCGTCTGATTGCGGTTATTTTTTTAAATTTGCCTAGAAAAGATTGTATTTGTTTTAAATTTGCGTATTTCATAGCCGAAATTATAGCCTAATATCGAGTCAAATTTTAATCGCAAGAATAACATAATGATAATGCATTTTAAAACGGAGAAAAATAAATGAACAAATTTAGCCTAAGTTTAGCGGCCTCGTCGCTGCTTTTAACTCAAATTTTCGCTGCCGACGTCGCGCTGCAAGGCGCCAAAGTTAGCGAGAGCGCGAACTATCCGCTTTGCGCTCAAATTTAAAATCTCCCATAACTCTCTTTTTATCCATTTTTCGCTAAAATCGCTAAATTTTAAAAACACGCGGCATCCGCAAAAAAAGGAAATTTATGCAAAACTCAAAGCAAACCATCACCGAAAAGATTTTCAGCGAGCACGTAGGACGCGAGGTTTTCGCGGGCGAGATCATCGAGAGCGACATCGATATGGTCATCGGCAACGACATCACGACTCCGATCTCCATCAAGCAGTTTGAGCGCAGCGGCGCGACGAAGCTAGCTAATCCAGACGGCTTTAGCGTCGTGATGGACCACTACATCCCGGCAAAAGATATCCTAAGCGCCAACCAAGCCAAAATCAGCCGCGATTTTGCGTATAAGCACGATTTGAAAAATTATTTCGACGAAAAAGACATGGGCATCGAGCACGCGCTTTTGCCGGAAAAAGGGCTCGTGGTGCCGGGCGATGTCATCATCGGCGCCGATAGCCACACCTGTACCCACGGCGCGCTGGGTGCGTTTGCTACGGGCATGGGTAGCACCGACCTAGCCTACGCGATGATAACGGGCAAAAACTGGTTCAAAGTGCCGCCGACTATCAAAGTGATCTTTCGCGGCAAGCTAGACCGCCACGTCTACGGCAAGGACCTCATCCTAGAAATCATCCGCCGCATCGGCGTGGACGGCGCGCTGTATAAGGCGCTGGAGTTTACGGGCGAGACGATAGAGAACCTCGATATGGACGGGCGATTTAGCATGTGCAACATGGCGATCGAGGCCGGCGGTAAAAGCGGTATCATCGCGGTCGATGAAACCACGAAAGAGTTTTTAAAAGGCAAAAATTTGCGCGCCGAGCCGAAGCTGCACTACTCCGACGAGGGCGCAAACTACGAGCAAATTTTAGAAATCGACGTTAGCAAGCTCGATCCCGTGATCGCCTATCCGTTTCTACCTAGCAACGGCAAGAGCGTGCGCGAGGCCGTCAGAGACAATATCGCTATCGATCAGGCCTTTATCGGCAGCTGCACGAACGGCCGCCTAAGCGATCTGCGCATCGCGGCTGAAATCCTAAAAGGTCGCAAGGTAGCGCGCAAAACCCGCCTCATCATCACGCCTGCGACGCAAAAGATCGCCCTGCAAGCGCAAAAAGAGGGGCTGATGGATATTTTCGCGGAAGCGGGTGCGGTCGTGAGCAATCCAACCTGCGGCGCGTGCCTGGGCGGATATATGGGGATTTTGGGCGTTGGGGAACGCTGCGTGAGCACGACAAATAGAAACTTCGTCGGCCGTATGGGAGATCGCACGAGCGAGGTGTATCTGGCAAACTCTGCCGTCGCCGCAGCGAGTGCCGTCGCAGGCAAGATAGCCGATCCGCGCGATCTTTAAAATTTGACGGCTTGTCTTTTGAGCGCTTTTTACGGAGCTGGCTAAAATTTAGCTCGGCAGACTATATGTCTAGCCTACGCTAAATTTTACCTGCGCAACCCCAAAAATCATCTCAAAATACTTCGCCTTATCATTGTTGCGTTCAAATTTGAAGCTAAATTTGCAAATTTCAGCTTCAAATTTTACCCACCGAGACCCGCATCTTGAAAATGCTAAATTTAAAATCTGTGACGCGGCAGCGCCAAATAAACCTGCACGCAGTGCAGCAACCTCTCACGTGCAGT encodes:
- a CDS encoding uracil-xanthine permease family protein; the protein is MEKYEGYNLRLKDALVGVQFLFVAFGALVLVPILTGLDTSVALFTAGIGTLLFQLITRKNVPPIFLASSFAFIAPLSFGVKEWGIAATMSGVIAAGLFYVVLSLLIRLKGEGFLHKILPPVVVGPVIMTIGLILSPAAVNMVMGKGKEALYTQGQSLTIALISLSAVIVVMMFGRGMLRLVPILCGIAAGYCASLFVGIVDFTPILNAPWFALPNFTAPVFKLEAVIYMVPIAIAPAIEHIGDMLAISNVTKENFLKNPGLKSTLLGDGLATSLAGCFGGPPNTTYSEVTGAVSITKAYNPAIMTFAALAAILLAFVGKLGAVLSTIPAPVIGGIMLLLFGIIASVGMETLIKNGVDLAEPRNMIIVALIFVCAIGGMVLDFGAMSFSGVGLGALIGITLNLVLPKTKHFDGY
- a CDS encoding NFACT RNA binding domain-containing protein, which codes for MKYANLKQIQSFLGKFKKITAIRRAGDMAIFIEFDGELGLFFDLSKSDSAIYANPDFLNVKEYKAPFDVALKKRFWGAKILNLSVPEGNRILKLECEFQGSYKSLASSLFLEFTGRFTNAIITDEKGVIVEALRHIDNNFRVIKPGRELLELPPATIKEQETPPITDFARYFSEEFKRVNNAKLENLRAVKSAAIERKMQNLREILAGLENEADLNAQSEILSKNAGLILSNLHALRGYEREVTLNDFERGEVRLVLDDSPKIAANTMFAKAKRLKQKAAGLVIERQNLTEKLEFLSNLKTLVNEAKSAEELEILSPKKSRAAKQKEQNQNVEDFYVEGYKISIGRNEKGNIWLLKNSKKDDIWMHLKDMPSAHVIIKTAKSAPSEEILRFAAKICVNFSVKGGGTYEVDFTKRNNVKITSGANVNYINFKTILVTKHD
- a CDS encoding phosphatidate cytidylyltransferase, which produces MKTRIITGVALFVAVLVIFFVDSYLLNFAILGFVLYTAFGEAQKLYGLQGGSLALIAIIFYLLTPFSNPVFIAILAVLIVVSFLAHFKSENLTPALPFLYPMTPIFLIWMLYSQYGVGYLAWLILTVVACDSGAFFVGKFCGKHAFSETSPNKTWEGVAGGIVVATVFGAGFGWVLTDSFWHSLITAFLVAVFGVWGDLFESYLKRRAGVKDSGTLLPGHGGMLDRVDGYLFGVAAMLWTLSW
- the leuC gene encoding 3-isopropylmalate dehydratase large subunit, translated to MQNSKQTITEKIFSEHVGREVFAGEIIESDIDMVIGNDITTPISIKQFERSGATKLANPDGFSVVMDHYIPAKDILSANQAKISRDFAYKHDLKNYFDEKDMGIEHALLPEKGLVVPGDVIIGADSHTCTHGALGAFATGMGSTDLAYAMITGKNWFKVPPTIKVIFRGKLDRHVYGKDLILEIIRRIGVDGALYKALEFTGETIENLDMDGRFSMCNMAIEAGGKSGIIAVDETTKEFLKGKNLRAEPKLHYSDEGANYEQILEIDVSKLDPVIAYPFLPSNGKSVREAVRDNIAIDQAFIGSCTNGRLSDLRIAAEILKGRKVARKTRLIITPATQKIALQAQKEGLMDIFAEAGAVVSNPTCGACLGGYMGILGVGERCVSTTNRNFVGRMGDRTSEVYLANSAVAAASAVAGKIADPRDL
- the dxr gene encoding 1-deoxy-D-xylulose-5-phosphate reductoisomerase; translation: MVVLGSTGSIGTNTLNLARKFGLSVEAMSCASNYELLNEQIAEFKPKFVCIAEPKFAKFVKHKRVFAGAQGICDMLKECESERVVNSLVGFAGLAPSLTAQKLGKKLALANKESLVAGGKFLDRGAINPIDSEHFGLKFLLANKTPVARLVITASGGAFYKTPLKALKDARAADALKHPNWSMGAKITIDSATMANKLFEVLEAFWLYGVRDIEALIERTSTVHALVEFADGSTTAHLSKTDMILAIAHAILGEDGALNLNAADVQIVPNLDLKTLKSIKFGEINLKKYPIFSLKDQALQNPDLGVAINAANEVAVYKFLRGECGFLDISRTVLAAAKRFGDEKIESESRIFEVDAEVRAWAEKSLK